AATACGTTTTATCAGCTGCTGTGGCAGGACTATGTTCGTATGGCACCGCAGGCCGAGCAAATCCACGCATTGTTCAAAGCAGACAATCCCGAGGTCTACAACGATCACGTTGCTTTCCGCACCTTCAACCGCGCACCGATCAATCTGGCACGCCTTGAACAACATTTCTTCAAGCTGGGTTACCGCAGGCTAGAGCCCTATATCTTTGAAGAAAAGAAGCTTTCTGCCTGGGGATATGTGCATGACGACCCTAAGCAGCCTCGCATTTTCCTGTCAGAACTGCTGGTTGAGCAGCTGAGCCCGACCGCCCAGGGCATCATTGACAAAATGTGTAGACAAATAGACGAGGGTATCGCTGATATGATTGATGTGTTCTGGTCTGGCCCACTGTGGGAGATGCCCAGCTGGGACGAATACCAGACGCTGCTCGCAGAAAGCGAATACGCCGCTTGGCTGGCTGCCATTGGCATGCGGGTGAATCACTTCACCATTTCCGTCGATCACTTGGTACGCCCCACTACGCTGGCTGAGGTGATCGATCGCGTCGAACACGCAGGCTTCGCCATCAACAGTGCTGGCGGCAAGATCAAAGGCACGGCTACCCAACTGCTGGAGCAGGGCTCCACACTGGCCGACCGCATGCCCGTCACCTTTGGCGATGGTAGTGTGCATACCATCCCGACCTGTTATTACGAATTCGCCAAACGCTACCCCGATGCGGACGGACAGCTTTACCAGGGCTTCATTGCGGCCAGTGCCGACAAGATTTTCGAGTCAACCAACGTGAATGTGGCGGGGGTTGCGGCTGGCAGTTAGGTGCTGCAGATCACCCCACCACTCAAAGAAAGCAACAGGAGACAACACCATGTACCCGATTCTTATCGTCGGCGCCGGCAAAATCGGCGCCAGCATTGCCAAACTGCTGCACCACAGCGGTGATTACAAGGTGACCGTAGCTGACCGCGACCAGGCTGCGCTGGAGCGGCTGGCCAAATATGTACCGGTTGAAACCACCTTGCTGGATGTGAAGTCTCCCGAGGATTTGGCTCGCGCACTGGATGGTAAGAAAGGCGTGCTGTCGGCCTGCTCATTCGACATCAACCCAGGCATTGCCGAGGCTGCGCTGCATGCGGGCGTCTCCTATTTCGACCTGACAGAAGATGTCGAAACCACACGCCGTATCCGCGAGCTGGCCAAAGAGGCCAAGCAGGGCCAGATCTTCATGCCACAATGCGGGCTGGCACCGGGCTTCATCGGCATCCTCGGTTATGCATTGGCCAAGCGCTTTGACAAGCTCGACAGCGTCAAGATGCGTGTCGGCGCACTGCCTCAATACCCACACAATCACCTGAAATACAATCTGACCTGGTCCACCGATGGCTTGATCAATGAATATTGCAACCCATGCGAGGCCATTGTCGGTGGCAAGCCGATCGAAGTATTGGCGCTGGAGGGGCTGGAGCATTTCTCGCTGGATGGCCTGGAATATGAAGCATTCAATACGTCTGGCGGCCTGGGCACCCTGTGCGAAACGCTGGATGGCAAGATCAATGAGCTGAACTACAAGACGGTCCGCTACCCTGGCCACCAATACCTGATGGATTTCCTGATCAATGGCCTGAAGATGGGGTCGGAAGTCGCTCGCCGCAAACAGCTGAAAGAGATCATGGAGAACGCGCTGCCGATCACCCGCCAGGACGTGGTGTTGGTGTATGTGTCCGCATCAGGCTGGAAGGATGGCTTCTATATGCAGGAAACCGATGCACGCAAGATCTACCACCAGGACATCCATGGCGAGCACTGGTCGTCGATCCAGCTGACCACGTCGGCAGGGGCAACTGCAGTCATCGACCTGCACCGCACCGGCAAATTGCCCGGCAAAGGCTTTGTCAGCCAAGAACAAGTCAATCTGGACGAATTCCTGGCCAACCGCTTCGGGCGCTACTACTCCACGGACTCCGAACACGCAGAAAAGGTCAAGTTATGAAACTCGATACCCAGTTGATCGCGGCCCTGGGCCTTGGCAAATATCTGCAAGGCGAGCAGTGGGCCAGCGCCATCATCAATGGCGAAGCTGTCTTCGACAACGGCCCGGCCAAGCCCCTCCGTTCACCGATCGACCACGCATCGCTTGGTCAATACGTCAACGCCCCAGCAGCAATTACGGAGCAAGCCATCAAGGAAGCCCACGCCGCTTTCCTGAAATGGCGCACGGTGCCGGCCCCCCGGCGAGGTGAGCTGGTACGACTGATTGGAGAGAAAGTCCGCGCCAAAAAGAAAGAACTGGCACAGGTCATCACGCTGGAAGCCGGCAAGATCGTTGCCGAAGCGGAAGGCGAGGTGCAGGAATGGATCGATATCTGTGACTTTGCAGTCGGCCTGTCTCGACAATTACATGGTCTGACCATCGTGTCAGAACGCCCTGAGCACCGCATGATGGAACAATGGCACCCACTGGGCACCGTCGGCGTGATCACTGCTTTCAACTTCCCACAGGCCGTGTGGGCATGGAATGCCATGCTCGCCTTCGTATGTGGCGACCCCGTGGTGTGGAAACCCTCTGAGAAAGCCCCCCTGTGCGCCCTGGCGATTCAATCGGTAGTGGACGAGGTGATTGCCGAATTCGACGGCGCACCACGGAGCTTGTCACAGATCGTGATCGGTGAAGTCGAAACCGGCAAGCAACTGGCCGAATCCCCGCTGGTCCCGCTGGTTTCTGCCACTGGCTCGGTCCGCATGGGGAAAGCCGTCGCGGCTACAGTTGGTGGTCGTCTAGGCCGCTCACTGCTGGAGCTGGGTGGCAATAACGCCATGATCGTCACTGAAACCGCCAACCTGGAGCTGGCATTGCGCGCCATCGTGTTTGCAGCAGCCGGCACAGCAGGACAACGTTGCACTACCTTGCGCCGCCTAATCGTTCAGGAATCGGTGGTGGATCAACTCCTGCCCCGCATTGCCAAAGCCTATGAAACCCTGCCGATTGGCGACCCGCGTGAAAGCGGCAAGCTGGTGGGCCCATTGATCGACGAGCCATCCTTCCGAGCCCAGCAACAAGCATTGGCCGATGCCAAAGCCCAGGGTGGCGAAGTGGTATTCGGCGGCGAACGGGTGACAGCAGGCGTACCAGCCAACGGCTTCTACGTGCGACCCGCTATCGTGCGCGTCAACGGCAACCTGCCAGTGGTCTGCCACGAAACCTTTGCGCCCATCCTGTATGTGATGACCTACAAGACGCTGGATGAAGCCATGGCGCTGCAAAACGGCGTACCACAGGGTTTGTCGTCCGCCATCTTCACAGATCGCATGCAGGAAGCCGAACGGTTCGTATCTCCCGCAGGCTCGGACTGCGGCATTGCCAATGTCAATATCGGCACCTCCGGTGCCGAGATCGGTGGCGCATTCGGCGGTGAAAAGGAAACCGGCGGCGGTCGCGAATCCGGGTCGGATTCATGGAAAAATTACATGCGCCGTACCACCAATACCGTCAACTATGGCAATGCGCTGCCATTGGCGCAGGGCATCAAATTTGATGTGTGACGAGTAGTGGCAGTTTCAGCAAAACGGGCCGCCAAGGCCCGTTTCAATTCAACCACCTTCATAGGCTGAAAGTCTGAGCTGCTCTTGATCAGAGAAATGCTGCGCACGCAGCCGCTGCAATGCCTCCTGCTGTTGTGCTGCGGCCAGCCCGATTTGCAGAATGCTTTCACGCTCGGCTCGATAACCTGCGATACGCCGCTGCCACTCTGCCTCCTCCTGGTCCAACTTAGCCAGGCGGGCGGCGGCCTCTGCCCCCACCTCGGCGGTACGTAATGCGTCGATCTGTGTATCACTTGCGCCCTGCTGTCGAGCCCATGCTTCCTTTTGTGCCAGCGCGGCATGCGAGGTGGCCGCTTGCTGTGCGGCCCGCTCATTGGCGGGTAATTGATCCACCAATGCCTGTAGTTGCTGCGACTTCGCCACGGGTGACAAGCTGGCATCCTGCTCAACT
The sequence above is drawn from the Chitinivorax tropicus genome and encodes:
- the amaB gene encoding L-piperidine-6-carboxylate dehydrogenase; amino-acid sequence: MKLDTQLIAALGLGKYLQGEQWASAIINGEAVFDNGPAKPLRSPIDHASLGQYVNAPAAITEQAIKEAHAAFLKWRTVPAPRRGELVRLIGEKVRAKKKELAQVITLEAGKIVAEAEGEVQEWIDICDFAVGLSRQLHGLTIVSERPEHRMMEQWHPLGTVGVITAFNFPQAVWAWNAMLAFVCGDPVVWKPSEKAPLCALAIQSVVDEVIAEFDGAPRSLSQIVIGEVETGKQLAESPLVPLVSATGSVRMGKAVAATVGGRLGRSLLELGGNNAMIVTETANLELALRAIVFAAAGTAGQRCTTLRRLIVQESVVDQLLPRIAKAYETLPIGDPRESGKLVGPLIDEPSFRAQQQALADAKAQGGEVVFGGERVTAGVPANGFYVRPAIVRVNGNLPVVCHETFAPILYVMTYKTLDEAMALQNGVPQGLSSAIFTDRMQEAERFVSPAGSDCGIANVNIGTSGAEIGGAFGGEKETGGGRESGSDSWKNYMRRTTNTVNYGNALPLAQGIKFDV
- a CDS encoding DUF1338 domain-containing protein, whose product is MNLNTFYQLLWQDYVRMAPQAEQIHALFKADNPEVYNDHVAFRTFNRAPINLARLEQHFFKLGYRRLEPYIFEEKKLSAWGYVHDDPKQPRIFLSELLVEQLSPTAQGIIDKMCRQIDEGIADMIDVFWSGPLWEMPSWDEYQTLLAESEYAAWLAAIGMRVNHFTISVDHLVRPTTLAEVIDRVEHAGFAINSAGGKIKGTATQLLEQGSTLADRMPVTFGDGSVHTIPTCYYEFAKRYPDADGQLYQGFIAASADKIFESTNVNVAGVAAGS
- a CDS encoding saccharopine dehydrogenase family protein, which gives rise to MWRGLRLAVRCCRSPHHSKKATGDNTMYPILIVGAGKIGASIAKLLHHSGDYKVTVADRDQAALERLAKYVPVETTLLDVKSPEDLARALDGKKGVLSACSFDINPGIAEAALHAGVSYFDLTEDVETTRRIRELAKEAKQGQIFMPQCGLAPGFIGILGYALAKRFDKLDSVKMRVGALPQYPHNHLKYNLTWSTDGLINEYCNPCEAIVGGKPIEVLALEGLEHFSLDGLEYEAFNTSGGLGTLCETLDGKINELNYKTVRYPGHQYLMDFLINGLKMGSEVARRKQLKEIMENALPITRQDVVLVYVSASGWKDGFYMQETDARKIYHQDIHGEHWSSIQLTTSAGATAVIDLHRTGKLPGKGFVSQEQVNLDEFLANRFGRYYSTDSEHAEKVKL